In Hymenobacter volaticus, the genomic window TCCAGTACAAAGCCGACCCTCGTCAACTTGATCATCTACAAGCTTTCCTAACGCATGCCGGGCGCTTACTGCAATTACGCAGTTGGCACAGGCTTCTTGGTGACCAACGCTTAATGGCGCCGTTCAATGATGACGAGCGCTCCTGGATTACCGACTATTGGCTGGATCGTAAAGCAAACGAAGCGCACGCGCTCTATGGAGCCGTGCTCTTACCTCATGATGTATTTGCTCGGTTATCAGTTAGCCAGATCATGCAAGAGGCCAAGGCCGCATCCCATGACGTATCGGCTATTTCAGGAGCTGGATGAGGCGGAAGCTTGGCTGCGCCAACTAGATTAGTCCCTGCTGCTTTCTTATTTCTGGCAGAAAAGTGACAAGCGGACGGCTCAGGGAGGCTTGGCATTCTTGAATGGGGCCTTGAACATTACATTTTTAAGTCTGAACCTTAGGCACTTTCAGGTTTTCGGTCATAAAAGTTTGCGAATCGGTTTGAAAAACCCATCTAGCCGCTTAGTTTTGCACCACTTCAACGCCTCCTTAGCTCAGCTGGTAGAGCAACTGACTTGTAATCAGTAGGTCGCTGGTTCGATCCCGGCAGGAGGCTCTTGAATTTGCAAACGCCCTGTGAATCACTGATTTGCAGGGCGTTTTTGTTATAAGTTGCCAACCCGGCTTAGCAGTGCTCCTAAGCAGTACAATCTAGCTTATAGACCTAGCTCCTACTGAATGGCAATTAATGCGCCTGTTTGCGTATGGCAAGATTGGTTCGCTACTCTGTTTACAGTAGCTTGGCGGCTATGAAACGATTTCTAATTCTATCGGGGTTGGCGGTAGCGTCCTGTGGGCAAGCTGAAAAGTTCCGCTACCCTGTGGTGGTAACGGCCGACAAAGCCGCAATTTATGCGCAACCAGATACGTCTGCAGACACGAGGATTATGTTTGCTAAGCGCGGCGACACCCTAGACTTGAAAGCCGGCGCTGTCAATGGCCTCTACACCGTTGCTCCCAAGCCGGGGGCGAGCTTTTTCCCAAGCACAGTTCCAAAGGCTTTATTGACACGCAGTATCTGCAGGTTCCGGATTCCACTCTTCGTGCTGCCGAAGACCCCTCTTTTCCTCGAGGTCGCCAAGCAACGCAGAAAAAATAAGCAGCAAACAGCTCTGACGGATACTTATCAAGTAGAGCGTCAACCTTTACAGGCAACTCTTTACTGATCTTTCCATTGAGTAGCTAGTTCGAAGTTTCTTCGAACTAGCTATTATTTTACTCGCACGTACTTTTCAACCATTACGCGGTTTACACCGGCCTGCTCGACCTGTTCTTGGCCTTGCTGGATGAGAGTATCTCCCTTGAAAGCAACAGTAAAAGAAAACGTATTTCCTTCCCACTTTCGGGCAGTGCAGTAGTCTAGCTGCTCGGTATACTTATCGTTGTGCAAGGAATACCGGCCGCCGCCCGACACAAAAACCGCTGAATCCTTGCCTTTCTGCAGATCATGCTGCAAAAAGGCGAAATGCGTGTTGTTGATAATTTTGATAAACGACTGATTGCTGGTAAAATCAATCACCGACGTGTCTCCCTTTTCAATTGTCGTTGCTTTTACTAACTGCCAGGTACCAACCAGCGAATGATCAGCTGGTTTTAACTCCTTGTTTTCTCTGCACGAAATTAAAAAAATGCTAATCGCCAAGAGGTAGCTATTTAGTTTCATATGCTTAGGCTTAGGCTTACGTTTCTGAACCTACTGCTCGCTTTATGCCAGCATGGCCACTAGGTTGTGTCTGCACACCTGCTAATACTATCAGGCTGCTACGCCCGAAAGGTAGCACTCAGCACGATTTTAAATAACTTGACAGTAGGCGTTTCATCGAGCTGGGATGCTACCAGCAGAGAATATGCCCAATGTAGTTTGGTGGGCGTTACCAGTTATTTTCGTTGGTAGGAGGAGCCGAACCCATCGTAGTAGTTGTCGTTGAGGTGCAGATGGGTTCCGTCTTCGTCAATATTGTAAATGGAAGTCTGCGGCTGCACCATATTAGTTCTGGGGCGTGGTAGTTGATAGTGACGGCCGGCTCCGACTGACCACTGTGGATACTGCGCAGAGTGCCGAGCGAGTAAGTGGTCGTCTCGACAAGCAAAGTTTGGCCTTGCTGCGTCTGATAAAGTTCAAGCGTATTGTTCGGTTTGAAGACTAGAGTCCGATGTACACCGGTAGAAGCAGGGGTACTGGTCGTGCCCGCAATGCCGCCACTACTCTGCTCCCACTCCCATTCACCGACTAGCCCAGAGTCTGTCGGCTCTGCTGTTTCTTTGGTGCACGCCCCGGTAGTGAATGTGAGAAAGGCTATTGCGGTGGAGAATAGAATCTTTTTCATTAATAAGGCTAACAACTAGTGGGAGTAGAATACAATCGGAAGATCAACTAGCCCAGTGGAAGGTTGCATACACGGTAGTAGAAGCCAAAAGAAGTTAAAAATTGCGGTCTTTGTGGATCATTAGCCAGATGCTTGCTCAGTTCGACTAGCGGTACGCTTCGCCCGAACGAGCAGTGCAAAATATGAGCTGATAGCAACATACCGAGAAACAACTAGCATGAATCTAATTTTAAGGGCGTTGTTATCGAAATGCAGCAGCCTAGCCAATCGTAAACCTATCCGGTAACGATTGTGATACTTTCGTTCACACATTCGTCATCTAAGGGCACCCGTTAGCCCAAATTATTTCCTTACTTGGAATTGCCTTCCAGCGAAAACAGAGCCCTGCTTTGCCAGGCTCTGGTCGGAATGGATAGGCTTGCACCGTTAGGCACTACGACATGATCCGGTTCAGCTGCTGGCTGCTTTTGCTTACTCCTTTGGTAAGTGCGAAAGGTTTCGCGCAAAGAATTGCAACGCTGGAAGTGGGGTTCCCTCCTACTCCCAGCAGTTTAGAAACACCCGTCAAAACCAGCCTGGACGCCCTTACTTTTCTGCCCGATTCGGTACTCACGCTGGTAGAAGTACAGGGCGCTAAGCGCACCAATATTCCCTTCCAAATCGAGCACGGAACCGAGCGCACTATCCATTGGATACTTGATCCGGCCGCTAGCACAACCAGCAAGCGCACCTATGAATTGGTGAAAGGCAAGGCTAGCAGAACCGATGCGACGATGCGTGTACAGGATGCACAAGGCTCGTTCACTGTCATGAGCAAAAACAAAAACCTGCTGCGCTACAACTACAAGACGGTTTACCCTCCAACGGGTATTGACACGGCTTACAAGCGGAGCGGCTTTATTCACCCGTTGTGGTCGCCGCACGGCCAGGAGTTAACCCGAATTCAGGCGCCCGACCATTACCACCACTACGGCATCTGGAACCCCTGGACGCACGTGCTCTTTGAAAAAGACACGGTCGATTTCTGGAACATCCGCGACCGGAAAGGCACCGTGCGCTTCGCCAACGCAGTTTCGACCACCGCGGGACCCGTGTACAGCGAATACCAAGTGCTGCAAGAGCATGTGGCTTTCAAGAAAGGTGGCTCGGAAAAAGTGGCCCTCAATGAGCTGCAAACCGTGCGAGTGTATCAGCCCAAAGGGCAGGACTACTACATAGCTGATGTCACCATCGATATGAATTGCGCCAGCGCCAGTCCTGTACTGCTGCTGGCTTACCGGTACGGCGGGTTTGGCTGGCGCACCACCGAAAAGTGGAACAAGGACAACAGCGAGGTGCTTACCTCGGAGGGCAAAAACCGCAAGCAGGCCGACGGTTCTACGGCGCGCTGGTGCATCGTGCAGGGCCAACTCGACAACGACTACGCGGGGGTGGTGATGATGTCGTACCCAACCAACTACAACCACCCCGAGCCGCTACGTATCTGGCCCGAAACACAGAATGGCCGTGGCGACATGTTTGCGAATTTCTCGCCCACCAAGAATAGGAACTGGCAGCTCAACCCCGGCCAAACTTATACGCTCAAATACCGCCTGATCGTGTACAACGGGCATTTCACGAAAGAAAAAGCGGAGAGTGGTTGGCAGGCTTTCAGCGCCGAGCCCAAAGTTACGGTGCAACGCAAGTGATACTTTCTTCTGATCTGTGTAAAAACCCCTCCCATGAGCGAAGAAAAACCCTCCCAGGTTTCGAGAAGAAGCTTTCTGGAAACCTCCACTAAAGTAGCGGCGGCCACCTTGGTGTTCGGCGGTTTCCCGACCATTGTGCCGGCCAGCGTTTTCGGCAAAAACGCGCCGAGCAACCGCATCAACATCGGCGCCATCGGCACGGGGCGCATTTCCCGCATTCACGACATGCCCGGCGTGTGGCAGTACGACCAAGCCCAGATCATGGCGGTCTGCGATGTGGACACTCGGCGCGCCGAAGAAGGAAAACAGCTGGTCAACGAGTTTTACACCAAGAAAAACGGCAAGCCGTACGACGGGGTGAAGGTGTACCATGACTACCAAGCGCTGCTGCAGAATAAGGACATCGACGGCGTCTTAATCAGCACGCCCGACCATTGGCACGCGCTGATTGGGATGGCGGCCGTAAGGGCGGGCAAAGATGTGTACTGCCAAAAACCAACCTCCTTGACCATTGCGGAAGGCAGGGCCCTGAGCGACGCCGTGAAAAGCACGGGGCGCATTTTCCAGATTGGCAGCCAGCAGCGGTCATCCACCCAGTTCCGCTACGCGGCCGAACTCGTGCGCAACGGGCGTATTGGCACCTTGAAAACCGTTTCCATTGGGTTGCCCGGCGACCCTTCGGGTGAAGAAGAAGTTGCCATGCCGATACCCGCCAACTTAAACTACGACCGGTGGCTGGGCTCGACACCCGAAGTGTTTTACACCGAAAAACGCGTGCACCCGCAACAAGGCTACGACCGGCCCGGCTGGTTGCGCTGCGAGCAATTCGGGGCCGGCATGATTACGGGTTGGGGCTCGCACCACGTCGATTGTGCCCACTGGGCCATGAACACCGAACACACCGGCCCCGTGGAAGTATGGGGCAGCGCCGAATTCCCTAAAAAGGGCTTGTGGGACGTGCACGGCCCGTTTAAGACTGAGGGGCGCTATGCCAACGGCGTGCACATGATTATCAGCGACAGTTTGCCGAACGGTATCAAGTTTGAAGGCACCGAGGGCTGGATATTCGTGTCGCGCGGCGATGCCAAGGCCACGTCCAGCGACCCGGTTAGTCTGCAAGCCGCCAAAGCGCTAGATGCCAGCGACCCGAAAATTATCCAGTCGGTGATTGGGCCCAACGAAATCCACCTGTACGAAAGCAAAGAGCACCACGGCAACTGGCTGGAGTGCATCAAGTCGCGCAAGCAACCCATTGCGCCCGTGGAAGTGGGCCACCGCTCCTGCTCGACGTGTTTAATTCATCATATTGTGATGAAGTTGAAGCGCAAAGTGTATTGGGACCCCGCCAAGGAGCAGTTCGTGAATGATGCGGAAGCGAACCGTCTGCTTTCCCGGCCCCAGCGCAAACCCTACACGCTGCCCGGCTAACACAACCAGCAAACGCCTGAGCGCAGCTAGGGAGCATCTTGTTTTACCGTTCGTTGAAGAAAATGAAGAACTTATTCGTTGCTAGCCACTTCTTTTTCTTGCCACTTCTGCCTTGCCTCGCACAAACGCCCGCTGCTCCCAAATCTGGCGCTCCGGTTCGGCTCATTACCCTCGACCCCGGCCATTTTCACGCGGCGCTGGTGCAAAAGTCGATGTATAAGAATGTCGACCCGATTGTACACGTGTACGCGCCAGGCGGCACAGATTTGCAGCAGCACCTGGCCCGAGTGACGGCCTACAACACTCGCGCCGAGGCGCCCACGCGCTGGCAGCAGCAGGTGTATTCGGGGCCCGATTTCTTTGCTAAGATGCTAGCCGAAAAGGCTGGCAACGTGGTAGTGGTAGCCGGCAACAACCAAAAAAAGACGGAATACATTGCCCAGTCCTTACAAGCCGGGTTCAACGTGCTGGCCGACAAGCCCATGTGCATCAACAGCAAGGAATTCAAGACCTTGGAAAGCGCCTTTGCGACAGCCAAGCAGAAGAATTTGCTGCTGTATGATATCATGACCGAGCGGTTTGAGATACCCACAATTCTGCAAAAAGAACTAACCCTGATGCCGACGGTATTTGGCACCCTGGAGAAAGGAACACCCCAGAATCCGGCGGTAGTCAAAGAAAGCACCCACTGCTTCTACAAGAACGTTTCGGGCAGCGTGCTTACGCGGCCTGCTTGGTTTATGGACGTTACGCAGGAAGGCGAGGGTTTGGTGGACGTAACTACCCACTTAGTGGATCTGGTGCAGTGGGAATGCTTTCCGGAGCGGGCGCTGGACTACAAAAAAGATATTCAGGTGCTATCGGCCAAGCGCTGGGCCACCCCTATGAGCCTCAGCCAGTTCAAGACTATCACCAAGCAAAACAGCTTTCCTGAGTACCTGAAGAAAGACTTGGTCAATGATAGCCTGCTGAAAGTGTACAGCAACGGCACGATTTCCTATAAGCTGCTCGGGGTGCATGCGCAGGTATCGGTGACCTGGGCGTACAAAGCCCCGGACGGCGCCGGCGATACGCACTACTCGCTGATGCGCGGTACCAAAGCCAACCTGGTAATTCGCCAGGGAGTTGCCCAGCAGTACAAACCGACGCTGTACATCGAGCCCCGCGTACGTGATGCTGCCTACGAAAAGGGGTTGCAGCAAGAACTAAAGAAGCTCCAGGCGAAATATCCCGGCGTGGCGCTCAAAAAGGTTGATCAAGGCTGGGAAGTACTCATACCCGACAGCTACCGTGAAGGGCATGAAGCCCACTTCGCCCGCGTAACCGAGCATTTTCTGGAGTACCTCGAAAAGCGAAATATGCCCCAATGGGAGGTACCCAACATGCTCGCCAAATACTACACTACTACTAAGGCGCTAGAAATGGCTTCGGAAAACCCCAAGCCATAGCGTTTCAAGTGCCTCTTATCATACAGCGCTTTAGCAGCACAGCCATGCGGCCTCCCGCTCTCCATTCGAGTTCAACGACCCACCCCGATGAAAACCACTTTGCTAGCTATAGGAGCCCTGTTGACTGCCAGCTTCCAAACGCCAATAGCGCCCTTACCCTCTGCTGTTTACAGCAAGCCCAAGCAAGCTCCAAAGCAGGATGGCAGTAGGCAAAGCAGTCTATTCGCTAAAGGCAGCACGCTTGATCTGGCCGAGTTGGCCATCCATACTTCCACCCTCAAACCAGGGCAAACCAATCATCCGCTGCAAGCTTACAACGATTCGGAAGAACTGGTAATCGTGCAGGAGGGTCGCCTTACCGCTACGGTGCAAGATTCCACCAAAACCCTGGGGCCCGGTGGTTTACTGCTGATTGTAGCAGGCGACAAGCAAAGCTTCCGCAATGCGTCCGATGCGCCGGCAACCTACTATGTATTGAAGTTCAAGGCCAAGGACCCAGTGGATAGGCAGCGGGGACTTGCCGGTGGGGGCTCTTTTCTGAAAGATTGGAGCCAGTTTAAGGTGGTGAAAACCGATAAAGGCGAAACCCGCCCCGTGTTCGACCGGCCATCCTCCGTGTTTAAACGCTTTGATGTGCACGCCACCGTGCTCAAGCCGGGTATCGCCAGCCATGCGCCGCATACGCATCGCGCCGAAGAAATCATTTTGATGACCAAAGGCAGCGGCGAAATCCTGATCGACAAGCAGGCGCACAAAGCTGCCGCCGGCGACGTGGTATTGCTTCGGGCGAATGTGCCCCACGCATTCACCAATACGGGCAGCACCGAATGCGGCTACTTTGCCATTCAATGGCACAGCAATGCGGAATAGCCAGAAGCCTACTTCTGCTACGCCTAGCTGAACCGTATCGGCGTCAGCAAGTCCTCTGCGAATGCTGCATGGGCCTTCGCAATAGCCGATGCTCCGAGGTGCTACCCTCCTATGTGGTGGCTGCTGTACTTATCGAGCAGGCAGCACCAGCACGGGCAACTGGCTGTGCAATAGTACATGCGCAGTAACACTCCGGTGAAACAGTTGCCCAAGCACGCTACGCTGACGCCCAATCAGCGCAACCATATCGAATTCCGGGGCTTGCGCAGCTGCCAAAATACCCGCAACGGTACTCTTGCCAGTCACGACGCGGGTGCGCACGACACCCGGCAGGTCGGTGGTAAGGCCTGTACGCGTCACTGAATTTAGAATGGCCACATCATCAACGGCGGCCGCCTCGTTAGGAGCAACGTGCAACACAGTTAGCTCCGCCCCAAAAGCTGC contains:
- a CDS encoding cupin domain-containing protein — encoded protein: MKTTLLAIGALLTASFQTPIAPLPSAVYSKPKQAPKQDGSRQSSLFAKGSTLDLAELAIHTSTLKPGQTNHPLQAYNDSEELVIVQEGRLTATVQDSTKTLGPGGLLLIVAGDKQSFRNASDAPATYYVLKFKAKDPVDRQRGLAGGGSFLKDWSQFKVVKTDKGETRPVFDRPSSVFKRFDVHATVLKPGIASHAPHTHRAEEIILMTKGSGEILIDKQAHKAAAGDVVLLRANVPHAFTNTGSTECGYFAIQWHSNAE
- a CDS encoding putative oxidoreductase C-terminal domain-containing protein, with the translated sequence MKNLFVASHFFFLPLLPCLAQTPAAPKSGAPVRLITLDPGHFHAALVQKSMYKNVDPIVHVYAPGGTDLQQHLARVTAYNTRAEAPTRWQQQVYSGPDFFAKMLAEKAGNVVVVAGNNQKKTEYIAQSLQAGFNVLADKPMCINSKEFKTLESAFATAKQKNLLLYDIMTERFEIPTILQKELTLMPTVFGTLEKGTPQNPAVVKESTHCFYKNVSGSVLTRPAWFMDVTQEGEGLVDVTTHLVDLVQWECFPERALDYKKDIQVLSAKRWATPMSLSQFKTITKQNSFPEYLKKDLVNDSLLKVYSNGTISYKLLGVHAQVSVTWAYKAPDGAGDTHYSLMRGTKANLVIRQGVAQQYKPTLYIEPRVRDAAYEKGLQQELKKLQAKYPGVALKKVDQGWEVLIPDSYREGHEAHFARVTEHFLEYLEKRNMPQWEVPNMLAKYYTTTKALEMASENPKP
- a CDS encoding lipocalin-like domain-containing protein translates to MKLNSYLLAISIFLISCRENKELKPADHSLVGTWQLVKATTIEKGDTSVIDFTSNQSFIKIINNTHFAFLQHDLQKGKDSAVFVSGGGRYSLHNDKYTEQLDYCTARKWEGNTFSFTVAFKGDTLIQQGQEQVEQAGVNRVMVEKYVRVK
- a CDS encoding Gfo/Idh/MocA family protein; this translates as MSEEKPSQVSRRSFLETSTKVAAATLVFGGFPTIVPASVFGKNAPSNRINIGAIGTGRISRIHDMPGVWQYDQAQIMAVCDVDTRRAEEGKQLVNEFYTKKNGKPYDGVKVYHDYQALLQNKDIDGVLISTPDHWHALIGMAAVRAGKDVYCQKPTSLTIAEGRALSDAVKSTGRIFQIGSQQRSSTQFRYAAELVRNGRIGTLKTVSIGLPGDPSGEEEVAMPIPANLNYDRWLGSTPEVFYTEKRVHPQQGYDRPGWLRCEQFGAGMITGWGSHHVDCAHWAMNTEHTGPVEVWGSAEFPKKGLWDVHGPFKTEGRYANGVHMIISDSLPNGIKFEGTEGWIFVSRGDAKATSSDPVSLQAAKALDASDPKIIQSVIGPNEIHLYESKEHHGNWLECIKSRKQPIAPVEVGHRSCSTCLIHHIVMKLKRKVYWDPAKEQFVNDAEANRLLSRPQRKPYTLPG
- a CDS encoding universal stress protein, which gives rise to MPKLAQGPNVDGEEFTLDEHTRIIVRLFAAFGAELTVLHVAPNEAAAVDDVAILNSVTRTGLTTDLPGVVRTRVVTGKSTVAGILAAAQAPEFDMVALIGRQRSVLGQLFHRSVTAHVLLHSQLPVLVLPAR
- a CDS encoding PmoA family protein, which gives rise to MLTPLVSAKGFAQRIATLEVGFPPTPSSLETPVKTSLDALTFLPDSVLTLVEVQGAKRTNIPFQIEHGTERTIHWILDPAASTTSKRTYELVKGKASRTDATMRVQDAQGSFTVMSKNKNLLRYNYKTVYPPTGIDTAYKRSGFIHPLWSPHGQELTRIQAPDHYHHYGIWNPWTHVLFEKDTVDFWNIRDRKGTVRFANAVSTTAGPVYSEYQVLQEHVAFKKGGSEKVALNELQTVRVYQPKGQDYYIADVTIDMNCASASPVLLLAYRYGGFGWRTTEKWNKDNSEVLTSEGKNRKQADGSTARWCIVQGQLDNDYAGVVMMSYPTNYNHPEPLRIWPETQNGRGDMFANFSPTKNRNWQLNPGQTYTLKYRLIVYNGHFTKEKAESGWQAFSAEPKVTVQRK